gaagatttggcgttaatctgcatgttaatagtgtTAAAAAGCTTTCCTCCTACATTACTGAAGTAGTCACACTAACTTTATTTCATCCAGgagctgctggctttcagtcagAGGAGAGCCTGGAGAAGCCACAGTCACCACTCAGTACACAGTGTTGGCCGTCTAGTTGACTGCTCGCTCTGCAGCACATCTGTGCTAGATGAGCTGCCAAAATACAGAGAAGTGAGTACAGGACAGCGACACTAAACAATGAGTGAAAGCTGGCAGCTCCCGGGAAGGAATAAGTATTTTATTTACAGTTGCACTACATTTTTCAGTGCGATGGGCGGACACCATTGTAATGCTCTTAAGCAGCAAATTGACCCTATAATGGCaggttaaagggactgtcagcacagagtgactgttcaaaccaagtcccACCACTCGGTGTTTCATGACAGGGCCAATCATTTACATAcatctgcttgttttccctcaatctccaCCCTCTCCTCCTTGACCAACAGCTTTGGCTTCAAAAGGGTGAGGGAATGGAGGAAAATGAGCAGGTGGGAAGGCATATTTTAATGACTGGCCCCACCGTGAAGCACTGAGTGCCTGTACTTTTaacagtcatcctgtgctgacaaagtccctttaaggccacggtcacacgttcaatatgtgtaagacaaaaccaggagttggacaatccgaggaaaagtataatagaaactcatcaccagttctggatttatcacccactcctgggtttggcttacaaatactgaggtgtgaAAATGGCCTAACATTGTTAGGGGACATGAGAGGTCCCACAATGAGGTTTTGTTGACTTACGctgcgtatttaaaaaaaaaaataaaaaaaaaaaaatatatatatatatatatatatatatctcaagtaAGCTATTTTACTTTAAGGGTGCAGTAAGTCTGCAACATCAAGAACTCACCAAAACCTCATTGTGGGAGCACAGACTTATAATAACCATATAGATAATAAAAATGTATAAAGAATAGAATTTCTGACAAACTTGCACATCATGTCCACACAGGATTtatatgctgcagttttttttatccAGATTTTGTGGGCAGAAAGTTCAGTGCATTATTATAGCAGCAGTGTTGCTGAGATTTCACCAAATCTCATCCACATACTGCATAAAAAATCTTAGTAAATTGACTTGTGGGGCGGATATTTAaatggaatctatcagcaggtttttgctatctcatccTATAGCAGCATGGTGTAGGCAATGAGAAGCTGAATCCATGATGTATCACTTGGTTTATTTTGGGCAGCAGATCTAACAGAGTTATTAACTTTAGCAATGAAGGAGAGCAGAGAAAGCTAACTCGCCCACAACAGGCTCTGCTCATCACAGGAGGTGGCATTGCTGGACCAGGAGGCATGACCCGCTGTGTCCGAGCGTCACAAAAATCTGGGTGTTAACCTCTACAGCATGTGGTCTTCagcttacatagcaaacacctgctgacagattacctttaatttGCACTTATCAATTGAAACTGCACTTTCACAGATTTAACCCTTCGTATTTGTTACAAAATCCTCAACAAAAAACTAGTTTTTTTCTTCCAAGGATGTCAGCAGTCTAGTGTGGACACTgactgtcaccaggtttatgctgcaGGAGGGCAGCATAAAGTAGAAGACAAACTCTAATTTCAGTGctatgtgacaatacagtatagTTTTCAGAAAATCAGGttatcactgattgacagcttccttCCTCTGCAGATTAGGGAGAAAGCAGGCAATGATGGGTGGGTGAGGGGGACCACAGTCTGTGACTAGGGAGGACCCCTGAGTTCACACACTGCTTGTTTGGCACTGATGATATGAAAACCATACCATATCGACAAGCTGGTGACAGCGCTATGGTCATGGTATCTGCCACTactttagggtacgttcacacattACATTTCTGCATACAATAGACATGATGGTTTTATTTTTATGTGCGTTTTTCACGCACTCATTTTAATGGGTGAAAAGTGCTGCAAAATTTCAGCTTTCTCATCATTTACACTGGTACTGTAGAATGCTACGCATTTTACACACCTGAATACGTTGCATATAATATGCCACTGTGAACATGATCTCGTGTAGAGAAGCATAATCCCGGTGACAGATACCCTTTGTTTCTGTTATTCACTGGCTCTTTAGATCATGCAAGTGAATATATATTTGCTCACACAGCTTGAGTTCTTTCTGATAACAAGCAGTTAAGATGTAATGTTAACTCATTCCCAAGTTGGAATGTGCAGAACACAGTTTAACATTTCAAAACCATTATGCCCGTCTCCGCAATTGTCAGACGACTGGATGACAATTTCTAATGTATAGCACGTTCTAGCAGTTTAAACAGGTTTCTTCTACATTTACCAAATGTAGGAACAGCTACAACCCTGGACTGCATTATGGGATACAGTATAGATACAGAACAGTATAGCGGCAACACTTATACAATGGCTTTCATGCTTTAGGTAGCCACTAACAAGGTAATAAATATACCACAATTATCTAATGGATGTGTATGAAGCACGAGGTAGGCAACAGCCATTGTATAAGCAGTTCCATGATGTCCACAGGCTAGCCATGAGCTATCCCCTGCTCTTACTGAAATGTCAGACTTATTCTAAAAAGCGCAACATTCAAAGAAATTAAATAGCTATACCATGCAATCATATAGGAATGTAGTGTCAtttaaggacaaaaaaaaaaaaaacactcctttaGATCCCCAACATTAGCACCCATATCAGTCGTCGTCACTTTGACCAATTCTAGCCCATTTGTGTGTGACACCTTACTTTGTATGATCAAAGTTCAAAGGAAACATCTGGCTGGAGATGAATTGGGATACTTTGAGCAAGTTGTACTGAACGACAAACACTTGAGAAATAACTAGAAAAATTTAAGAACTACCTGCTTGTTACAGACCATGCCTGGAGAGTTAAATTACTATTTTATAAGTTACGTCTGACAGAGACTCATACTTTGTGTTAAAGGTAAGTTTCAAGCTACCTTCTATTAAAAACTAACCAAAACGTAAAACTATTATAAGTTCTTACAACTTGAAGACAATGGGATTTCGGGGACAACTTAAGGTAACATTCAAGCTGTCATAACACAGGATACATACCTAAAACAGAGTGTCTACATACAGGCAAATGGCAGTGGGCACTACTTTCTGCTTGGACGGTTTGTAAACAGAAGATACCCGCTCCAACACTACTAATGTGAACATGACCTACCGTATTTAAGAGTGAGGCAGGCAGCGAGAGAGGCAGGCAGAGAGCAAGAGAGGGAGGCAAACAGGCAAagtgaggagagagggagacaaGCAGACAAAGGAAGGGAGAGTGGGAGGCAAGCTGGGCAAAGAATGGGAGGAGAGAGAGTGGGAGGCAAGCAGGCAAAGGAAGGGAGAGTGGGAGGCAAGCTGGGCAAAGAATGGGAGAAGGAGAGAGAGTGGGAGGCAAGCAGGCAAAGGAAGGGAGAGTGGGAGGCAAGCAGGCAAAGGAAGGGAGAGTGGGAGGCAAGCAGGCAAAGGAAGCAAGAAATGGAGGCAAGCAAAGAAAGCGAGAGGGAGGAGAGCAGGCAGGAAAGCAAGGGAGAGGGAGGCAAGCAGGTGGAGAGAGACATGGGAACATTAAATTACTACTGCCCTAACCTTCCAATGTGTGAGCCTGCAGGGCAAAGGAAGAATTTACCATTCCCCATCATGAACACTGAATTGATGGGGACGACCTGTTTTATGACAGCTTGTATGTTAGCTGAAACTTCAGTAATCTGTTCTACTGGCAGAAATAAAAACTTTATAGAGTACATTTTCTATCCATGACAGAGCACATAATATGTCACAGTTAAATCTAAGCATAAGCTGGAAAGATTCAGAAATGTTACATCTGCATAAAAAATGCTTGTAAATATCTAGGAATAAATTGTTAAAGCAGTTAGTGAGAAAATTATAGACAGCAGAAAAGCAGAAATAGAGACAGAAAAAAAGCACATAGGAATAGCATGTTTAAGCATATGGGATAGTGGACTTGTATATTCCTTacgatatcactgcacaaaatgaaTTAGCAAAACTAAACTTTTGTACTGTATCCCATAATACCATGTAGACAGGTCATGAGAACAAACACTGAATTAGGACGCCCCACGCACTATTATCATTACAAGGTAGTCATCTTCAGATTTGGCAAGGGCTTTAGCTGTAGAATCCAAGAACTGCTGGGAAAATTCACAAGGTGGAAATGCATGAAGAACTCCAGTGTTCTCTTTATCTTTACTGCCCCCCACTGGAAGGCTAATGACACCTGCTGCCTGTTTTTGCTTTAGGTAGGAGACAAGGTTTCTCAGAGGACGTTGAGTTGAACTTGCTTGATCTCCAGTGAaaatgccatcagatgtaccaggaACTGCAAGCAATATGGCATAGCCATTAGGACCGGCTACTTTGATGCGACGCGTCACTTCATCCAGCTTGGGTTGATCCAGGCGTAAACGTTGTGTAATTTTCAACTGGGCGACTTTCCCACCGGAGGGTCCTTCAATAAGCAGGCCGGTAGCGACAGCAAGATCCCCTTGTAACAAATGCATGTTGGACGGAAAGTTACTGTTCTTCAGGAGCAGCATACCTTGCCAAGCCAGGCACAGTTTTTGAGTTGGATCAGGTTTTTGGGGGGATTTGACTTTACTGTTGAGCTCAGAGCGCTCGTCTTTCCTGACAGGGCTCTTACTTTCCACAATACGATGCTTTCTTTCTTTTTCAACAGAGTTTGAGTTCTTTTTGTCACGCTTGTCTACGACGCCCCGCTCAAGGCTGCTGCGCCAGTCTCTGGGGGGCGACGCCTGCTCAGTGCGGACGGCGGGGCGCTCTATATCACTGTAGCGACTGTCCCGTCCACCATTGCCATCAGGACTTCTGCCGGGACTGTTACAGTGTCTCTTTCTGGACCGATCACTTTCAGGAGATCGGTCAATATGACGACTTTCCTCCATGAGTCTCCTTTTTCTAGGTTGGTCTTTGCTTACGCCATCTCTCCCACGTTCTCTGTCCAAAGACCAACCATCAGTTCGTCGATCTAATGTCTCTATAGGCTCATAAGCAACTCTGTTTCTGTCTCTAACAGGAAGGGGAGCCCATTCAGAGTCCGAGTACAGGTCTCTCTCTCGGTCCCTATACAACAGAGGCGGTGTGCGGTCTCTGGCTCGTAAAGGATCAGGTGCCCTATGGCCAAAGCCATCTCCCACCAAGTCATAGTGGGGTACAGGCAACGTCTGGAGGTAGGGGGGCTGATACATAAGGTTTGTATCAGCAAAGTCCACACGCAGCTTTCTGCGTTCACCTCCCAGTGGAAAGCCTCTCATCTGCGAGCAAGCAGCCTGGGCGGCATCTAAGCTTTCGTACTGAATGTAGGCCCAACTGTCCCCCTTCCTGTAATCAACGGATCTGATGGTACCAAACCTGTCAAACTCCCGGGCAAGGGATGCCATGGGCACCCAGGGGCCGAGCCCTCCTACCCACAAGCGGTTGGTTGGAGTGGCCTTGCCATAGCCAATCTTCACACAGTTATGAAGGATACACTTGCCAGACATTGCCACCTTGGCTCTGTGTGCCATGTCCAGGTTCTCAAATTTCAGAAATCCGTAGGTAGACGTCTGCCCACGAGCCGCCCTCTTGATGTCAACCTCAGTAATTGTCCCAAAGCGCTCGAACACCCTGAGCAGCTCGTTCTCGGTCACATCGATGTCCAGGTTGCCCAGGAACAGAGTCCTGTTGGCCCGCATGTCGTTCTCGGGCGAGCTCCCCTCCTCCCGGAGGCTCAGCCGGGAGTCCAGGGGGTAGGCAGGCCGCACCCGGCCCTCATAGAAGTTGTAGTCGCGGTCCCGGTCTAGGTCCCTGGGCAGCGgtgggggaggagggggcggcagGCGGCCTAGGGCGAGCTGCTGCAGCCGGTAGTCCCTGTAGCCCAGGCCGCCCGGGGACAGGGCCCGCTGGCCGTGCGGCTGCCGGTGTGCGGGCAGGGAGGGCACGGCTGTGGCCAGGCCGCTGTACGTGTCCTTGTCTGCCGGCGACCTGCTCCGGCGCCGGGTGCTGGCAGTCATGTACACCGCCTCGATCTTCAGCGGCCGGTCATACAGCACCAGGCGGCCGCGGGCGTGCTTGGCGGCGCGGGCATCCTCGGGGCGCCGGAAGTTGACCAGCGCCACCCGCTCATCCCCGGTGCGGGAGATCTTCACA
The Ranitomeya imitator isolate aRanImi1 chromosome 3, aRanImi1.pri, whole genome shotgun sequence genome window above contains:
- the RBM15 gene encoding RNA-binding protein 15, whose translation is MKGKERSPAKAKRSRGADEPSRERCGKKLSSASGSNGSGSVGKSSESSSGRRGLHLDKSLSSSREYEPSGRAAGLHSYASPGASSGSSSKGAEGRAGARSAEARGESEYKSLRISELGSSLSDEAIEDGLFHEFKKFGDVSVKISRTGDERVALVNFRRPEDARAAKHARGRLVLYDRPLKIEAVYMTASTRRRSRSPADKDTYSGLATAVPSLPAHRQPHGQRALSPGGLGYRDYRLQQLALGRLPPPPPPPLPRDLDRDRDYNFYEGRVRPAYPLDSRLSLREEGSSPENDMRANRTLFLGNLDIDVTENELLRVFERFGTITEVDIKRAARGQTSTYGFLKFENLDMAHRAKVAMSGKCILHNCVKIGYGKATPTNRLWVGGLGPWVPMASLAREFDRFGTIRSVDYRKGDSWAYIQYESLDAAQAACSQMRGFPLGGERRKLRVDFADTNLMYQPPYLQTLPVPHYDLVGDGFGHRAPDPLRARDRTPPLLYRDRERDLYSDSEWAPLPVRDRNRVAYEPIETLDRRTDGWSLDRERGRDGVSKDQPRKRRLMEESRHIDRSPESDRSRKRHCNSPGRSPDGNGGRDSRYSDIERPAVRTEQASPPRDWRSSLERGVVDKRDKKNSNSVEKERKHRIVESKSPVRKDERSELNSKVKSPQKPDPTQKLCLAWQGMLLLKNSNFPSNMHLLQGDLAVATGLLIEGPSGGKVAQLKITQRLRLDQPKLDEVTRRIKVAGPNGYAILLAVPGTSDGIFTGDQASSTQRPLRNLVSYLKQKQAAGVISLPVGGSKDKENTGVLHAFPPCEFSQQFLDSTAKALAKSEDDYLVMIIVRGAS